TAGACACGTCCGGAATATGATTTGGGTACAAAAAATGGTAGAAAGTAAAATTGACCTTCTACCAACATCTAATTAAATGATTAGTATCTTTGATTATATACAAAAGTATCCCTCGCGTGCAAAGCAACTTTTGGGGATTAGTTATGACCAATTTACTGACCTTGTAAACTATGCTAAAAAAAGTCATGAAGAAGAACAACTCAAATTTGAACATAAGAAGGTTAGAATACATCGTCGTGGAGGTGGACGAAAAAAAATATTATCCATCCCAGAACAAGTATGTTTGTGTTTGTTTTATCTGAGACAAATACCAACATTTGAAGTTTTAGGAATAATGTTTGGTATATCAAAAACTTTATCTAATGATACTTTTCATTACTGGAGAAAAATATTACGTAAGATTATACCTTCTAGTTTAATAGAACAAGTTGAAGATAAAGAAGGAGATTTAATGATTGTACAAGAAATATTAACGAGTTTTAAGTTACTGGTCGATAGTCTAGAACAGCCGATTGATAGACCATCTGACAACGAAGAGCAAAAAAAGTTCTTTTCTGGAAAGAAAAAACAGCATACTATAAAAAACCAGATAGTTTCCTTGCCAGAAGGAAAAGATATAATTGATATTAAAGTA
This portion of the Nodularia sp. LEGE 06071 genome encodes:
- a CDS encoding transposase family protein, which translates into the protein MISIFDYIQKYPSRAKQLLGISYDQFTDLVNYAKKSHEEEQLKFEHKKVRIHRRGGGRKKILSIPEQVCLCLFYLRQIPTFEVLGIMFGISKTLSNDTFHYWRKILRKIIPSSLIEQVEDKEGDLMIVQEILTSFKLLVDSLEQPIDRPSDNEEQKKFFSGKKKQHTIKNQIVSLPEGKDIIDIKVGYPGPTADIKLFREQQTKFDQKQEFEGDKAYQGGNNITTPHKKKRKQQLNEQQKEENKALSSKRIFVEHLIRVVKIFQVASQRFRLNADVYNEIVLLVCGLVRLRIGTFVLPKQLSIN